The genomic segment AAGGCTATCTTGATTTAACAAGAATTCGGAAGATAGATATTGATCTTTCGTCTGTTGAGCAATATTTGATTCGCAAGAACGATATTCTATTTAATTGGCGTAATGCTCAAGAGCATGTTGGGAAAACTGCTCTTGTCGATGTTGAATTATCAGAGCCAACGATCTTTGCCTCTTTTATCCTTCGGCTTCGACCAGTTCAACACGTCAGCTATAATTTTGTTCACTACCTTCTGAGTTTCTTGCGAAATCAAGGCGTTTTTTTTCGTCTTTCACGACGCGCGGTCAATCAAGCTAATTTCAATGCCAACCAGTTAAGTAATTTGGTTGTACCTGTTCCATCGCCTGAGGATCAAGATGCGATAACAGAGCTTTTGAAAGATATTGATGAAAAAATAGCGGCTGAGGAAGATCGAAAAGCTGCGCTTCAAGAACTTTTCCGCAGTCTACTTCACCAGTTAATGACTGGACAAATTCGCCTCCTATCAGACGAAGGATTGCCTTTATGAGCCGTATCAGTGAGCAACGGGATGTTCAAGACCGCCTTGTAAATTACCTTCAAGGAAACGCTTGGCAATATCTCCCGCCGTTTGATAGCAACCTTGCCCGACAAAATAACGAACGAAATCCCTTCTTAGTTGAAACCTTGACAACACAATTCGCCATGCTAAATAGCTGGCAAGTTGGTGATGCTCGAATTGAGGACGTGGTTCGTCGGCTGCGGCTACTTCCGGCGAATATTGAGGGTAATGAGCAGTTCCTCAAAGGGTTACGTGGACAGTGGACGGCGTATGACCCTACACAGCAACGTGAACTCAATGTCAACCTGATTGACTATGAACATCCTGAGCGCAATACCTTTCACTTCACTCAAGAAATGTGGTTTGAGGATCGGGATCGCCGTCGAATGGACATGGTGCTATTCATCAATGGCTTGCCTGTCGTCCTCATCGAAAACAAAGCACCCACATTGCCCGATGCCGGAGAGCAGGGTTTTCGACAAGTCCAAGAAACATATACTGCCCAAATCCCAGAGTTTCTCAAGTTTCCAATTCCATTTGCCGTCTGTGCGCGGGGTGTAGAGTATGGCGCAACGTGGAATCCGCGCATGACTGCATTCTACACATGGAAATTACACACTAGCGCAACTGGACTGGAAGCTCTTGGTAAATCGTTCTTTGATCGTCAAAACGTACTCAATATCCTTCGTGACTACACCATTTTTTATCGAAGCGAAGATACATTACAGAAATACCTGATGCGCCCTCATCAGATGCGGACGGTGGAAAAGATTGTTGAACGTGTCATCGAAGGAATTCATGGCGCGGAAGCGAATACAGGGCTTGAGTGGCACACACAAGGTAGCGGCAAAACCCTGACGATGATCGTGGCGGCACACTTGCTCCGTCGTCAGCGTGAATTAGAAAACCCAACACTCCTCATCGTAGTAGACCGAATTGAACTTGAAACCCAGATGCAGCAAAACCTTGAAGCGTTCGGTTTTGCTGGTGTGACACGCGCAGAGAGTAGAGAACACCTGCGGCAACTGCTGAACAATGATTATCGTGGTTTGATTGTGACGACCATCCATAAGTTTGACCGCATGAATGCTGATGCCTGCACTCGAAAAAATGTTATCTTGCTAATTGATGAAGCACATCGTTCTCAGGAAGGCGATTTAGGTGTGTACTTGAATGCTGCCCTGCCAAATGCCTTCAAGTTCGGGTTTACTGGAACACCGATTGATAAGGGTAAAGTAGGAAAAGGCACATTTAAACTCTTCGGACAGTTTGATGCTGAAGGGTATCATGACAAATACAGCATCAATGAGAGCATTGAAGACGGTACAACTGTCCCACTGTACTACACACTTGCACCATCAAAAGTTTGGCTTGATAAAGAGCAACTTGAGACAGAATTTCACGAACTCCGTGATGAATTCTTTAACGAACTTGATGAGGAAGGCGCGGAAAGTCAAGAAGCCCTTTCCCGTCTACTCCAACGCGCTGATAAATTGATGGCTGTTCTGAAGTCTCCATCTCGTATTACAGCCATAGCGGAACATATCGCGCAACACTTCCAAGAAGCTGTGCTGCCGCTCGGTCTCAAAGCATTGGTCGTTGCTCCTGATCGTGAAGCCTGTGCGCTCTATAAGCAAGCACTCGACCAATTGTTGCCCACAGAATGGAGTGTAGTAGTCTATAGTCCAGACCATAAAGATATTGGGCTACTGCGTGAATACCACCTTGATGATGATAGTGAAAAGCAGGTGCGCCGTGCATTCCGTGACCCTGCGAGAGACCCAAAAATCCTAATTGTGACAGAAAAATTGCTGACGGGGTATGATGCTCCGGTTGCCTATGCAATGTACTTGGATAAGCCACTCAAAGACCATACGCTGCTTCAAGCAATAGCACGAGTGAATCGCCCCTATCCAAACAAGAAAAGCGGTTTGATTGTTGATTATCAAGCGATTTTTGAAGATTTGCAGCGGGCATTAGCATTCGACCAAG from the Anaerolineales bacterium genome contains:
- a CDS encoding HsdR family type I site-specific deoxyribonuclease, coding for MSRISEQRDVQDRLVNYLQGNAWQYLPPFDSNLARQNNERNPFLVETLTTQFAMLNSWQVGDARIEDVVRRLRLLPANIEGNEQFLKGLRGQWTAYDPTQQRELNVNLIDYEHPERNTFHFTQEMWFEDRDRRRMDMVLFINGLPVVLIENKAPTLPDAGEQGFRQVQETYTAQIPEFLKFPIPFAVCARGVEYGATWNPRMTAFYTWKLHTSATGLEALGKSFFDRQNVLNILRDYTIFYRSEDTLQKYLMRPHQMRTVEKIVERVIEGIHGAEANTGLEWHTQGSGKTLTMIVAAHLLRRQRELENPTLLIVVDRIELETQMQQNLEAFGFAGVTRAESREHLRQLLNNDYRGLIVTTIHKFDRMNADACTRKNVILLIDEAHRSQEGDLGVYLNAALPNAFKFGFTGTPIDKGKVGKGTFKLFGQFDAEGYHDKYSINESIEDGTTVPLYYTLAPSKVWLDKEQLETEFHELRDEFFNELDEEGAESQEALSRLLQRADKLMAVLKSPSRITAIAEHIAQHFQEAVLPLGLKALVVAPDREACALYKQALDQLLPTEWSVVVYSPDHKDIGLLREYHLDDDSEKQVRRAFRDPARDPKILIVTEKLLTGYDAPVAYAMYLDKPLKDHTLLQAIARVNRPYPNKKSGLIVDYQAIFEDLQRALAFDQASITKGLIDLEKLKTRFGELLTSAEGIVAPINPNKVEGRTDRLLEYFFDTEVRERLFEVFGELQDAFEILSPDAFLYPYLDRFAFVTQLYQVVYAEFSPKAQQQRLERQLLKKTDALIRQHVSADRVVSPMHIYPINRNLADVVNSDNVSAQVKVINLQRSLIATIEELGDEQPYLLSLSDAVEEVIQRLLDRQISAETALAEQLKNAERLVEMQEARAESDLDNVAFSLNMVLRGSQQFAGDTDILAQELAALLNQRQGWIYNERLEGQVRTELYARLLKELPKPVNPQNARNLVNDLLRMHRTVM